The following are from one region of the Salmo trutta chromosome 22, fSalTru1.1, whole genome shotgun sequence genome:
- the zgc:109982 gene encoding retinol dehydrogenase 8 gives MNQKIVLITGCSSGIGLALAVRIANDEKKRFIVYATMRNLGKAEALVEAAGGTLGKTLVIKQLDVCNEDSIKACVASLPDGKLDILISNAGMGLVGPIECQSMEEMKAVMDTNFFGLVRLLKEILPDMKKRKSGHIVVISSVMGIQGILFNDIYAASKFAVEGFCESMAIQAMRFNLNISLIEPGPVVTEFEQKVYEEAMKTDLSKADKMTADMFTNIYLKNSKQIYESLGQTPEDIAEHTHKIITMDNPPFRHQTNTLYTPMTTLKYADPNGDLPIDTFYKMVFEHDKVFNASLNFVKLLRWRTRKSFTIDKDKSNS, from the exons ATGAACCAGAAGATTGTCCTCATCACAGGTTGCTCCTCAGGCATCGGCCTGGCCCTGGCTGTACGCATCGCCAATGATGAAAAGAAGAGGTTCATTG TGTATGCCACAATGAGGAACCTGGGTAAGGCAGAGGCACTTGTGGAGGCGGCAGGCGGGACTCTGGGCAAGACCCTGGTGATTAAACAACTGGATGTGTGCAATGAAGACTCCATCAAAGCATGTGTGGCCAGCCTACCGGATGGCAAGCTAGACATACTCA TCAGCAATGCTGGGATGGGTCTGGTAGGCCCCATAGAGTGTCAGTCTATGGAGGAGATGAAGGCTGTCATGGATACCAACTTCTTTGGTCTAGTGAGACTCCTCAAAGAGATCCTGCCAGACATGAAGAAGAGGAAGAGCGGCCATATTGTTGTGATCAGCAGTGTCATGGGCATACAGG GTATATTATTCAACGATATCTACGCAGCATCCAAGTTTGCTGTGGAGGGTTTCTGTGAAAGCATGGccatccaagccatgaggtttaaTCTGAA TATAAGTTTGATTGAGCCAGGCCCTGTGGTGACGGAGTTTGAGCAGAAGGTCTATGAGGAGGCCATGAAGACAGACCTCTCCAAAGCTGACAAAATGACAGCAGATATGTTTACCAACATCTATTTGAAGAACTCCAAGCAGATCTATGAAAGCCTTGGACAGACACCTGAGGACATAGCAGAG CACACACACAAGATCATCACCATGGACAACCCTCCATTCCGGCACCAGACCAACACCTTGTACACCCCCATGACCACCCTGAAGTATGCTGATCCAAACGGAGACCTTCCCATCGACACCTTCTACAAGATGGTGTTTGAGCACGACAAGGTCTTCAATGCCAGCCTCAACTTCGTCAAGCTGCTACGCTGGAGGACCCGCAAGAGCTTCACTATAGATAAGGACAAGAGCAATTCTTAG
- the LOC115158593 gene encoding protein Dr1-like, producing the protein MASSSGNDDDLTIPRAAINKMIKETLPNVRVANDARELVVNCCTEFIHLISSEANEICNKSEKKTISPEHVINALESLGFASYITEVKDVLQECKTVALKRRKANSRLENLGIPEEELLRQQQELFAKARQQQAELAQQEWLQMQQAAQQAQLAAASASTGQQAGSSQDEDDEDDM; encoded by the exons ATGGCTTCTTCGTCGGGAAACGATGACGACCTCACCATTCCCAGGGCAGCCATCAACAAAATGATCAAAGAAACTCTGCCCAACGTACGGGTTGCCAACGATGCAAGAGAGCTTGTTGTGAACTGCTGCACAGAGTTCATACATCTAATCTCATCAGAGGCGAATGAAATATGTAACAAGTCTGAAAAGAAGACCATATCACCTGAACATGTCATTAATG CACTTGAAAGCCTGGGTTTTGCGTCATACATCACAGAGGTGAAGGATGTCCTGCAGGAGTGTAAAACAGTAGCACTTAAAAGGAGGAAGGCCAACTCTCGCCTGGAAAACCTGGGCATCCCAGAGGAAGAGCTCCTCAGACAACAGCAGGAACTATTTGCTAAG GCACGGCAGCAGCAGGCCGAGCTGGCCCAGCAGGAGTGGCTCCAGATGCAGCAAGCTGCCCAGCAGGCCCAGTTGGCTGCAGCATCCGCCAGCACTGGACAGCAGGCTGGCTCCTCccaggatgaggatgatgaggatgacatGTGA